Sequence from the Rutidosis leptorrhynchoides isolate AG116_Rl617_1_P2 chromosome 3, CSIRO_AGI_Rlap_v1, whole genome shotgun sequence genome:
AGTCCGTATTACTCCGTAACAAAATATTTCTTGACCTCACATGTCACTCACGTGACTACCCTCTCATCCACCAAACAACCAAATATATGTTTGCACACCGGTTgcaaaagtaatttttttttttccccAAAAATATTAGTAAAAAATAACCTTAAGTAGAGTAAACATGATAACTGATCTAAAAGTTTAATGTAAATAGAAAAGTTGACAATCGAGAAAATACATATATATTATCATAAATAGAAGTGAAGCAAAATTATGCATTTCATCATTAATTAATTCAAACCTAATTCAGCACATCTTAATCTTATCCTATAACCCTGAACAAAGAAAATAATGATGACATCATATTTTCCACATTCATCCAATCCAAACTCATTTTCACTGTTGTAAAATCCCAATTAATCCTTTTTATAAGGAGACCGATTTGATTTTCCAAATGTCATCTAAAAGAAGGTAAAATGTACTTATGAAAAGCCATTGTTTGTAGTGTCGAGCAGCATACAAGTATAACAAACAGTAGATATATTTTTGGGTTGGATTAAAACTTACCTTAGTGCCCAAAGGATTTTGCCAATTTATTTGTTGATAATAATCTCCATTGAAAAAGCTCACAAATTCCGGTGTATGAACGAGGCACTGTATTGCACTGTTCATGAAGCAAGTGTTCCTAAGATTATGCAATTCCGTAAGACCTATACAAGAACCTCGTGTACTAACACCATTAGAAGCGGGCCCATTTTCGGTTGCCAAAGACAAATTCTGAGATTGTGAaagttgtgtaaaaaaaaaaaaaaagtgtagaTTGGCAGGGACACCTTAACCCTGTGTTGCCTTTGGCAACCCACCAAGCCAACCCCGTAATAGCCGGATGCCTGTAAATCACCTCCACCGAATACCCCATGAGTGGCAAGCACGAGCCTAACCCGAAGGCATACTCCGAGGGAATTGCTCCCCCCGGGACTCGAACCTGCGCCCATTTGTGTAAAGCTTCCAAACATGGGGCCCCAGCTTCAAAGGGACGGGTACCGTTGAAGCACTGCTTCTTTGGTGATTGTGAAAGTTGTGAATAACagcttcttgaaaagccattgttCCCTGAAGAACCATTTGCATGAACGGTAGTTTTATATCTGCTACTGTGATCGATCACTTTTACAGTTTTACCAGAATCTGCATTCATGTTCAGAGATCATTAATCATTTTActaattatattaagttaatactgAGAAAATATAACGTTTGTGATCATATGCTGGAGCACTTATAAGGAAAAACCATAAATTCGATAAATATATGAGGTCCCCTACTTAAATTTAgtagtgtcctatacaatttaaaaaGTAGTTTCTACCTAAAAAAAATTTAACTAGcggtgtcccgtgaccccacgggCTAATACATAAACTCGCCCCTGAACATGGTCATCATCAAATCTTTACCACTTTTCGAGAACTGTGAAATTAAATTAATCTCACGAGAGAACTGTGAAATCTTAAAAAATAGAAACAAAGCACAAGATAATAAGGTGGTTTATAACAGGTGGTTTATAAATCATTACATTAATAATCATTGGTTTTTAACCAAAGTTGGCATCATACAAATTGTGCTAATATTTCTGTACTTTCAGCTAATTGTGAATCTTCGAGAATTAAACAAAGAAACATTATGCAAATGGCTAAGTAAAACTAAAACAGGGAAAACTGGCCCCCAGATAGACTTTCATTTCGATCTTCACATCCGGTCTTTGTAATCTGAAGGCACGGATCCCATCTGAAGTGATCTCCCGACAAGCACCCATGTATATGACAGACAGGCGTTTGCAGCCATTACTTAAAGATAGTAATCCACTATCACACAAATTCCTACATCCCCACACACGTATTATCTCCAAATTCTTACAGTACAACCCAATCGACTCCCAGCCAGGCAAACCAACTTTATCACAAAACGATAGGTCCCACTCTCTCAACAATGGACACCCTTTTGATATGCTTATGACATCATTATCCTCAACGAATCTGAACATTTGTAGATCAAGGATTTTAAGATTTGCACCATATCCTAAACCGATAGTTGCCAGCCCTTGTCCCATAGTATGCTTATAATCAAGTGAGGAAAAATTTAGATATTCAAGACCACCTCCACTTAAGATTTCATTAACACCAGTAAAATCTAACGCACAAAAACTGGCATCTAAAATAGCCAGGGTAGAAGAACACCCTTTGAAGCCTATACCAACAATTTTAATGCAGCCATGTATACAGAGTGCCCTAATTTGACGACAGTACTGAGATATATATTGAATCCCGCAATCAGTTATGTTTCTACATGAAGCAAGATCGAGCTCTATTAAAGATTTACAGGATTTTGCTAGAACTTCGACCCCACTATCAGTGATAGAACATCTGTGAAGACAGATAACAGAAAGCAATGGACAATAGGAAGCAACTGAAATAATTCCTATATTCGTTACTCGACGACAAAAAGCAAGAGAAAGACACTGCAATGTAGACCCAattttttgtaatttaattaaatcTGAATTGTGGATTTTCCTGCAATTGGCCAAGGACAGATCCTGTAAATTGCAAAAACGATTAAGCAATTTATCTAGCATACATGGATCCAAGTCAAAGAGGTAATTTCTAATATGTAAGTTTTTTTGGCTTAAGTTTTGAACTTTAAAAAAACTGTGACAGGTTAGGCCAAAAGATTCTCGATCCTCTTGTTCTTTTAACTTTCTGAAAATCAATTCCAACGGAAGATCAGGAAGGTTTGTAATACACGGGTTCT
This genomic interval carries:
- the LOC139899121 gene encoding F-box/LRR-repeat protein 12-like; translation: MEDFCAQNQNPCITNLPDLPLELIFRKLKEQEDRESFGLTCHSFFKVQNLSQKNLHIRNYLFDLDPCMLDKLLNRFCNLQDLSLANCRKIHNSDLIKLQKIGSTLQCLSLAFCRRVTNIGIISVASYCPLLSVICLHRCSITDSGVEVLAKSCKSLIELDLASCRNITDCGIQYISQYCRQIRALCIHGCIKIVGIGFKGCSSTLAILDASFCALDFTGVNEILSGGGLEYLNFSSLDYKHTMGQGLATIGLGYGANLKILDLQMFRFVEDNDVISISKGCPLLREWDLSFCDKVGLPGWESIGLYCKNLEIIRVWGCRNLCDSGLLSLSNGCKRLSVIYMGACREITSDGIRAFRLQRPDVKIEMKVYLGASFPCFSFT